In one Juglans regia cultivar Chandler chromosome 11, Walnut 2.0, whole genome shotgun sequence genomic region, the following are encoded:
- the LOC108997646 gene encoding uncharacterized protein LOC108997646 translates to METPSSTRRVTRSQALASHVNNDNNSSGIPISRKIEDSEMGLSKSRQRKVKQQEDRSALIDITNDSPIVGLAMGSLETPSSAIAKQRRANNKTPGTGEALLRGQVKTLLQRVEEEAELSKISLESRPFLHLKGFVNSPAGLLAPTPANTPQISSLSSNNGDLASAVPSPVVEEQLISQVISNIFDGKKQESLETEKILITRSLLLDFSEKSENNSDSSECPSGLTYQAGGGESYDKEKSCAEDDDASVWSIQVNASTHDEDEEEGEEENYYDEEEDDEIDQEEGEEDDGGLVDELCEGINKIFVNGSNEKRIAPKFEGKHTRFVYDSEDELVGAEEECAKKSSEDSPSKLRLKGLPTPKGKHLRFPVQEEEGGEDN, encoded by the exons ATGGAGACCCCATCATCAACCAGAAGAGTCACAAGGTCCCAGGCTTTGGCTTCTCATGTAAACAACGACAACAATAGCAGCGGCATTCCCATCTCAA GGAAGATTGAAGATTCTGAAATGGGTCTCTCAAAATCGAGGCAAAGAAAAGtgaaacaacaagaagatcGGTCCGCGCTGATTGATATAACTAATGACTCTCCGATAGTTGGGCTTGCGATGGGGAGCTTGGAGACCCCATCATCAGCCATAGCCAAGCAAAGGAGAGCCAATAATAAAACGCCTGGGACGGGAGAGGCCTTACTTAGGGGTCAGGTCAAGACCCTCTTGCAGAGGGTGGAAGAAGAGGCTGAGCTTTCGAAGATCTCGCTGGAAAGCCGTCCCTTTCTTCATCTCAAAGGCTTTGTCAACTCACCGGCCGGACTTCTTGCCCCAACCCCGGCGAACACCCCCCAAATCTCAAGTCTCTCTAGCAACAACGGTGATTTGGCTTCTGCTGTGCCGTCTCCTGTCGTCGAAGAACAATTGATTTCTCAG GTGATCAGTAATATATTCGACGGAAAGAAGCAAGAGAGTCTTGAAACCGAAAAGATTCTGATAACGAGGTCATTACTGCTGGATTTCTCTGAGAAGTCTGAAAACAACTCTGATTCATCAGAGTGTCCCTCGGGGCTTACTTACCAAGCGGGAGGAGGAGAGAGTTATGACAAAGAGAAGTCATGCGCTGAAGATGATGACGCTTCAGTCTGGTCTATCCAGGTCAATGCAAGTACccatgatgaagatgaggaagaaggagaagaagaaaactactatgatgaagaagaagacgatgAAATTGATcaggaagaaggagaagaagatgatggaGGACTGGTGGATGAACTGTGTGAGGGAATTAACAAAATTTTCGTGAATGGTAGTAATGAGAAGAGAATTGCTCCCAAGTTTGAAGGAAAACACACGAGGTTTGTATACGACAGTGAAGATGAGCTTGTTGGAGCAGAAGAGGAGTGTGCGAAAAAGAGTAGTGAGGATTCGCCAAGTAAACTGCGGTTGAAGGGCTTGCCCACACCCAAAGGGAAGCACCTGCGTTTTCCAGTGCaggaggaggagggaggagAAGATAACTga